The Magnetococcus sp. PR-3 sequence TTACCGATCGCCGCCGTTCGGAGCAGGCCCTGGAACGGGGACGTACCGAGCTGGAGCAGGCCAACCGTCGCCTGCATACGGTGTTGGATGGTTTGGAGGCCACTGTTTTTGTGGCCGATAGCCGTACCCAGCGTGTGCTCTATATCAATCGGACCATGTGGGAGCTTGTTGGGGATGTGGTGGGGCGTAAAATTGCCCACCTTTTTGATCCTCAAGCAGATGAGAAGCATAAAGTCTTGTGGGAGAGTGCGCACCTGTGGCCCAAGGTGGGGGCGCGGATTGCCCGTGAGTATCTGCACCCGTTGAATAATAAATGGTACCTCTCCCACATTCATGGGGTGGAGTGGAGTGATGGCCGCCCGGTACGCCTGGAGGTCGCCACCAATATCAGTCGCTTTAAGGAGTCGGAGCGGGCAACCCACCAGGCCATGGAGCTGGCGGATGACTCTACCCGGGCCAAGGGGGTGCTGCTGGATGCCGTGAGTCACGCTTTTACACCACCCTTGCAGAAGGTGACACAGGTCTTAACCTATCTAAAAAGCGAGGAGAGCAGTGCAGGCGAAGGGCGCTGGGTGAGTGAGCTGGAACGGGTTGTTGAGCAGCTAAATACCCGCATTCAGGATCTTCAGGTGTTGGGGCAGTTGGATGCACAAAGCCGTACCAGTATGGAACGCACCCCGTTTCGTTTTCGTTCCTTGCTTGATCGCTTGCGCAATCAGTACCCCTTGGGGGTCACTGTTGGTGGGGGGTTCCGTATTCAGTTGGAGTTGGATGATGCGGCGGCTGATCAACGTTTTTTAGGGGATCCTGGGCGGCATCATCAACTCTTTTCAGCCATGCTGCGCAGTTATGGTTTGGGTGCGCGGTGTGAAGGGGTCGTGATCCGGCTGGATGTGATCGCCACCGAGGGGGAGGATTCTAACCTCATTTTAGAGTGTTTCCCCAAACAGGTGGGGGGGGCGATGCGGACACAACATCGTTATCGTCCCTTTAGCCCTCTGCAGTCTTCACAGGGGGATGGTGAGCTGGCGCTGATTTTAATGGCGCGCTTGGCCCAGTGGATGGGGATTATGCTGGAGATCTCAACGGTGGGTGCCGCACAACCTGCGTTACGTCTGCATATGAAACTGCCGGTCTCTATGGGTGATCATGGGGCCACCAAGCGTCCCACTCTCTACCAGAGGCCTGCCTGGGATCCGCCTGCTCAGGATGATGCCGAGCCGCGGCCTTCCCGTGTACCTGAGATCAAGGATATACGGGGCTCCAAGGGGTATGATGCCCCAACGGTGCAGATCGTAGAGGATGGGCAAGCTGAGCCTACACACGGCCCAACCCCACCGCTCCAAGCGGGGCGTTATACCCTGTCAGAAGGGGGGGATATGCACCAGCATAGCCTGAACCTTCTGGTGGTGGAGGATGATCCGGTCAGTCAAATGGTGATCCGCGCGATACTGGAAGATCGTGGTCACCAGGTGACCATGACTGAGTCTGGGGAGCAGGGTTTGGCACTGGCCATGGACGGTGGCTGGAATATGCTGTTGGTGGACCGTATTTTGCCGGGTATGGGGGGCTTGGAGATGATTGAGCAACTACGCCAGGCCGAACAGCAGCAAGGGGCCATGGCTGTACCCATTGTGATGATGTCTGCCGAAGTCACCCGGGAGACGGTGGATGCCTGCCGTGAGGCTGGTGGTGATGAAATTCTTGTGAAACCCATCGTCTCTGAACGGTTGACGACCATCATGCGTCGTTTGGTGCCGGAGATGACCCAGGATGATGCTCCTGAAGATCCGGCCCAGGGTGAGACGGAGAGCCCGTCGCTTAATCGAG is a genomic window containing:
- a CDS encoding response regulator, translated to MFLCDGGLVSYMILSWKWMLGAMLALTLLVGLLLGSHYYYLERSNREALSQRAGSTVQLLSVSAHHAVLSEDINTLRDLARQVLKQPDVIYFTIQDADGHFLLFQGRDGVSKENYKKRSDLAHSVSIIKESGYIFAIVELGLSRAQMQQVIGQAMRWSWSAGGVLWLLGCLAIFFGGWRLGRGELRYHDLFANHTAIKLLVDPENDYRIIDANCAAEQFYGYSKEQLCDLKVSQINVLSEPEIMHEMASASREGRDYFFFRHQLASGEEREVEVHSGPVSLDGHTILYQIVHDITDRRRSEQALERGRTELEQANRRLHTVLDGLEATVFVADSRTQRVLYINRTMWELVGDVVGRKIAHLFDPQADEKHKVLWESAHLWPKVGARIAREYLHPLNNKWYLSHIHGVEWSDGRPVRLEVATNISRFKESERATHQAMELADDSTRAKGVLLDAVSHAFTPPLQKVTQVLTYLKSEESSAGEGRWVSELERVVEQLNTRIQDLQVLGQLDAQSRTSMERTPFRFRSLLDRLRNQYPLGVTVGGGFRIQLELDDAAADQRFLGDPGRHHQLFSAMLRSYGLGARCEGVVIRLDVIATEGEDSNLILECFPKQVGGAMRTQHRYRPFSPLQSSQGDGELALILMARLAQWMGIMLEISTVGAAQPALRLHMKLPVSMGDHGATKRPTLYQRPAWDPPAQDDAEPRPSRVPEIKDIRGSKGYDAPTVQIVEDGQAEPTHGPTPPLQAGRYTLSEGGDMHQHSLNLLVVEDDPVSQMVIRAILEDRGHQVTMTESGEQGLALAMDGGWNMLLVDRILPGMGGLEMIEQLRQAEQQQGAMAVPIVMMSAEVTRETVDACREAGGDEILVKPIVSERLTTIMRRLVPEMTQDDAPEDPAQGETESPSLNRAHLDILAAEMTRKEFQNLSERFEKNAINYLVSASTALEQSDRIGVHTALHTLAGSAASFGLQQLADTIRHASHESKKAEPAWLKQVIGEGHDELNVGMRHLKTYMNQAFPDTQTKS